Proteins encoded together in one Pseudomonas arsenicoxydans window:
- a CDS encoding ABC transporter ATP-binding protein, giving the protein MTGTTIRLQGCRKAFSDGTVAVDDLNLTIEAGETLAILGPSGCGKTTTLRMIAGLERPDVGQIFFADSDVTRLPIERRDVGMVFQNYALFPNLDVAGNIVYGLKIRGLSPAERNKRCAELLELVGLQDHGKRRIHELSGGQRQRVALARALAPRPRVLLLDEPLAALDAQLRERLRSELDQLLRSLRITSVFVTHDQGEAMALGDRILVMERGRIAQLATPRDIYQQPANAFVASFVGNLNAFPVIEPTAHGLKVSGGELPWKGIPVPTTVYCRPEHLRVMDGAGHVRGRLVGQFFQGAQSRLLVDVGTGQPLLVDSADGVIHATGALIALAIEPHVLFTLHS; this is encoded by the coding sequence ATGACTGGAACCACTATTCGCCTGCAGGGTTGCCGCAAGGCGTTCTCTGACGGCACCGTTGCTGTAGACGATTTGAACCTGACTATCGAGGCCGGGGAAACCTTGGCGATCCTTGGCCCGTCCGGTTGCGGTAAAACCACCACGTTGCGCATGATCGCCGGCCTTGAACGCCCGGATGTCGGGCAGATTTTCTTCGCCGACAGTGACGTCACACGCCTGCCCATCGAGCGCCGCGACGTGGGCATGGTGTTTCAGAATTACGCGTTGTTTCCGAACCTGGACGTGGCCGGCAATATTGTTTACGGCCTGAAGATAAGAGGCCTGTCGCCCGCTGAACGCAACAAGCGTTGCGCCGAGTTACTGGAACTGGTCGGCCTGCAGGATCACGGTAAACGCCGCATTCACGAGTTGTCCGGCGGCCAGCGTCAGCGGGTGGCACTCGCCCGTGCGTTAGCCCCCCGGCCTCGGGTGTTGCTGCTTGATGAGCCGTTGGCAGCGCTGGATGCGCAGTTGCGCGAACGGCTGCGTAGCGAGCTGGATCAACTGCTGCGCAGCTTGCGCATTACCTCGGTGTTTGTGACGCACGACCAGGGCGAGGCCATGGCGCTGGGGGACCGGATCCTGGTCATGGAGCGCGGACGAATCGCACAACTGGCCACGCCACGAGACATCTATCAGCAACCCGCCAACGCGTTTGTCGCCAGTTTCGTCGGCAACCTCAATGCGTTCCCGGTGATCGAACCGACCGCCCATGGCTTGAAGGTCAGCGGCGGCGAGTTGCCCTGGAAGGGCATCCCTGTGCCGACGACGGTGTACTGCCGTCCTGAGCATTTGCGGGTGATGGACGGTGCGGGGCATGTGCGCGGTCGTCTGGTCGGGCAGTTTTTCCAGGGGGCGCAAAGTCGCCTGTTGGTGGACGTTGGGACTGGGCAGCCATTGCTGGTCGACAGCGCTGACGGCGTCATTCATGCCACCGGCGCGCTGATTGCCCTGGCCATCGAGCCACACGTGTTGTTCACCCTGCATTCGTGA
- a CDS encoding LacI family DNA-binding transcriptional regulator has protein sequence MTDLKEVARLAGVSRATAARTFASPEVVRPATREQVFAAARELGFRPNRLGRQLRLQTTNLIGVVVPNLLNPVFAEQFQAMERAARLRGYNLLLATTDYNSERESAVVEELLRQRVDGLVLTVTDAESNRVLQSLASEDTPFVLAYHQPSNPDYSAVSVDNRAGMALATRYLLDAGHRRIGMVAGPALQSDRARLRYAGYGDAMREHGLDSLPVIEMPAHTQADFAALEPFLSGPQAPSALVCSNDLLAISLIAELRRHGWNVPRQLSVIGFDGIALGTQMHPTLCSVVQPIATLASTVIDQLLAQIAGAAPVSHCLPCHVRPGESTQPYEEKLDDPLH, from the coding sequence ATGACTGATTTGAAAGAAGTTGCACGACTGGCAGGTGTGTCGCGGGCGACTGCCGCGCGGACCTTTGCCTCCCCCGAAGTGGTGCGTCCGGCGACCCGCGAGCAAGTGTTCGCCGCTGCCCGCGAATTGGGTTTTCGGCCCAATCGCCTCGGCCGCCAACTGCGTTTGCAAACCACCAACCTGATCGGGGTGGTGGTCCCCAATCTCCTCAATCCGGTGTTCGCCGAGCAATTCCAGGCAATGGAGCGGGCCGCGCGTTTGCGTGGCTACAATTTGTTGCTGGCGACCACCGATTACAACAGCGAGCGTGAAAGCGCGGTGGTCGAGGAGTTGTTGCGCCAGCGGGTTGACGGGCTGGTGCTGACCGTCACCGATGCCGAAAGCAACCGCGTGCTGCAAAGCCTCGCCAGCGAGGACACGCCGTTTGTGCTGGCTTATCACCAACCGAGCAATCCCGATTACAGCGCGGTGTCGGTCGACAACCGCGCCGGGATGGCGTTGGCCACGCGTTACTTGCTGGACGCGGGGCATCGGCGCATTGGCATGGTCGCCGGCCCGGCCTTGCAGTCTGACCGTGCCCGTCTGCGTTACGCCGGTTATGGCGACGCGATGCGTGAGCACGGCCTCGACAGCTTGCCGGTGATCGAAATGCCTGCCCATACCCAAGCCGATTTCGCCGCCCTTGAACCTTTTTTGTCCGGACCACAGGCGCCCAGCGCGTTGGTTTGTTCCAACGATTTGCTGGCGATCAGCCTGATCGCCGAACTGCGCCGACACGGCTGGAATGTGCCTCGGCAACTGTCAGTGATCGGTTTCGACGGTATCGCGCTGGGCACGCAAATGCACCCCACGCTGTGCAGCGTGGTGCAGCCAATTGCAACGCTGGCCAGCACGGTCATTGACCAGTTGCTGGCACAAATTGCTGGCGCCGCCCCGGTTTCCCATTGCCTGCCTTGCCATGTCCGGCCAGGCGAAAGTACTCAACCCTACGAGGAGAAACTCGATGATCCGCTTCACTAA
- a CDS encoding phosphodiesterase, producing MNSPFLIAQISDLHLKADQKLTYGVVDCLGALRRAIDHLNASQPRPDIVVISGDLVDFGRADEYAVLKRELARLHMPVYLVPGNHDDREQLLAGFTHHTYLPTNANAPLDWVVEEHPVRLIGLDSTRPGAHGGQLLDSQLRWLDEQLSRRPHVPTLLILHHPPFITGIGHMDHEPFINTAALEALVARHPQVERLLCGHLHRPMQRRFGGSLSCVCPGTSHQIVLDLEASAPAHFNLEPAGYLVHRWHPQQGLVTHNAVFGEYAGPYPFYDVHGLID from the coding sequence TTGAACAGTCCGTTTCTTATTGCGCAGATCAGCGATTTGCACCTTAAAGCCGATCAAAAGCTGACCTACGGCGTGGTCGATTGTCTGGGCGCGTTGCGGCGCGCGATCGATCATTTGAATGCCAGCCAACCGCGCCCTGACATCGTGGTCATCAGCGGCGACCTGGTGGATTTCGGCCGTGCCGATGAATACGCGGTGCTCAAGCGCGAACTGGCGCGATTGCACATGCCTGTCTATCTGGTACCCGGCAATCACGATGATCGCGAGCAGCTGCTGGCGGGATTTACCCATCACACTTATTTGCCGACTAACGCCAACGCGCCGCTCGATTGGGTGGTCGAGGAGCACCCGGTACGCCTGATCGGCCTGGACTCGACCCGACCGGGCGCCCATGGCGGTCAATTGCTGGACAGCCAGTTGCGCTGGCTCGATGAGCAATTGTCCCGTCGCCCCCATGTACCGACGCTGTTAATTCTCCATCATCCGCCTTTTATCACCGGCATCGGCCACATGGACCACGAGCCGTTTATCAATACCGCCGCGTTGGAAGCGCTCGTCGCTCGCCATCCGCAGGTAGAGCGCTTGCTTTGTGGGCATCTGCATCGGCCGATGCAGCGTCGCTTCGGCGGCTCGCTGAGTTGTGTGTGCCCCGGCACTTCCCACCAGATCGTGCTGGATCTGGAGGCATCCGCGCCCGCACATTTCAATCTTGAGCCGGCGGGGTACCTGGTGCATCGCTGGCATCCGCAACAAGGTCTGGTGACCCACAACGCCGTGTTCGGTGAATACGCCGGGCCTTATCCGTTTTATGACGTTCATGGATTGATCGACTGA
- a CDS encoding ABC transporter substrate-binding protein, giving the protein MIRFTKTLAALWLCGVASLAQAAETAICYNCPPEWADWGTQLKAIADTTGVQVPLDNKNSGQALAQLVAERAAPVADVVYYGVTFGLQAQKAGVVGTYKPKGWEQIPTGLKDPQGHWFAIHSGTLGIMVNVDALGGLPVPQSWADLLKPEYKGMVGYLDPSSAFVGYVSAVAINQAMGGTLDNFAPAIDYFQKLAKNAPIVPKQTAYARVLSGELPILVDYDFNAYRARYKDKANVAFVIPREGSISVPYVMSVVDNAPHRANAEKVLDFVLSDQGQALWAKAYLRPVREMKMPADVAAQFLPDSDYARAGVVDYEKMAAVQEAFAARYLSEVK; this is encoded by the coding sequence ATGATCCGCTTCACTAAAACCCTGGCGGCGTTATGGCTGTGCGGTGTGGCCAGCCTGGCCCAGGCCGCTGAAACGGCGATTTGCTACAACTGTCCGCCGGAATGGGCGGATTGGGGCACTCAACTCAAGGCCATTGCCGACACCACAGGTGTGCAGGTACCGCTGGACAATAAAAACTCTGGCCAGGCCCTGGCGCAGTTGGTTGCCGAGCGCGCCGCGCCGGTGGCGGACGTGGTGTATTACGGCGTGACATTCGGTTTACAGGCACAAAAAGCCGGAGTGGTCGGGACTTATAAACCCAAAGGCTGGGAGCAGATTCCGACGGGGTTGAAAGACCCGCAGGGGCACTGGTTTGCAATTCATTCCGGGACGTTGGGAATCATGGTTAACGTTGATGCGCTGGGTGGCTTGCCGGTTCCGCAGAGCTGGGCTGATCTGCTCAAGCCTGAGTACAAAGGCATGGTCGGCTACCTCGACCCATCCAGTGCATTCGTCGGTTACGTGTCCGCGGTCGCCATTAATCAGGCCATGGGCGGGACCCTGGATAACTTCGCGCCGGCCATTGATTACTTCCAGAAACTGGCGAAAAACGCGCCCATCGTGCCGAAACAAACCGCGTATGCGCGGGTGCTTTCCGGTGAGCTGCCGATTCTGGTCGACTACGACTTCAACGCTTACCGCGCGCGCTACAAAGACAAGGCCAACGTCGCTTTCGTGATCCCCAGGGAAGGCAGCATCAGCGTGCCTTATGTGATGAGCGTGGTCGACAACGCGCCGCATCGCGCCAACGCCGAAAAGGTCCTGGATTTTGTGCTGTCCGACCAGGGGCAGGCGTTGTGGGCCAAGGCATATCTGCGTCCGGTTCGTGAGATGAAGATGCCGGCCGACGTCGCCGCGCAGTTCCTTCCGGACAGTGACTATGCCCGCGCCGGCGTGGTCGATTACGAAAAAATGGCGGCGGTGCAGGAAGCCTTTGCTGCGCGCTATCTGAGTGAGGTCAAGTAA
- a CDS encoding ABC transporter permease has translation MQDVSSRHDVLQRLRPTVAWALAPAAAVLLAFWLLPLAHLILLGGQRRDGSDSGYWQVLSSAQYLGSLVQTCLLAALVTLAALLVGGISGVFLARQQFFGRSALVALLTFPLAFPGVVVGFLVILLAGRQGLFASLGLELAGERWIFAYSLTGLFIGYLYFSIPRVILTVMAACESLDRSLEEAAHSLGAGHWRVVCDVIVPGLAPALVSCGAICFATSMGAFGTAFTLGTRLNVTPVAIYNVFTNYANFTVAAALSVILGAVTWAVLLLARRVAKQSGTVL, from the coding sequence GTGCAGGACGTCTCGTCCCGCCACGATGTTTTGCAGCGCCTGCGACCAACTGTTGCCTGGGCGCTGGCCCCGGCGGCAGCGGTTCTGCTCGCGTTCTGGCTGTTGCCGCTGGCGCATTTGATTCTGCTGGGTGGGCAACGGCGCGACGGCAGCGACAGTGGCTATTGGCAAGTGCTCAGTAGTGCGCAATACCTTGGCAGCTTGGTGCAGACCTGCCTCCTGGCGGCGTTGGTGACACTGGCGGCGTTGTTGGTCGGTGGCATCAGCGGGGTGTTTCTCGCCCGCCAGCAGTTCTTCGGGCGCTCGGCGTTGGTTGCGCTGCTGACGTTTCCGCTGGCGTTTCCCGGGGTGGTGGTCGGCTTTCTGGTGATTCTGCTGGCCGGTCGACAAGGCTTGTTTGCATCGCTCGGTCTGGAGCTGGCGGGTGAGCGCTGGATTTTCGCTTACTCGCTGACGGGACTGTTCATCGGTTATCTGTACTTCTCGATTCCGCGGGTGATTCTCACGGTGATGGCCGCGTGTGAAAGCCTGGATCGCAGCCTGGAAGAAGCCGCGCACTCACTCGGTGCCGGGCATTGGCGGGTGGTGTGCGACGTGATCGTGCCGGGGCTGGCCCCCGCGCTGGTGTCCTGCGGCGCCATTTGTTTCGCGACGTCGATGGGCGCTTTCGGCACTGCGTTCACCTTGGGCACGCGGCTGAACGTGACCCCCGTGGCCATCTATAACGTGTTCACCAACTACGCCAATTTCACCGTGGCCGCTGCGCTGTCGGTCATCCTCGGAGCAGTCACCTGGGCGGTGCTGTTACTGGCACGGCGCGTGGCCAAACAGTCGGGGACGGTTTTGTGA
- a CDS encoding OprD family porin: protein MKASLQVLSILTGGLGMALSPLASADFINDSKANLNLRNFYFNNDNRDGAAAPSKTEEWGQGFMLNYQSGFTDGTVGFGLDAIGLLGIKLDSGEGRHVGSSMIPSDGDKAADQWGRAGATAKMRFSKTELRYGTLQPKLPILVANDGRLLPQTFEGGQVTSNELDNLTFTAGQIEHATGRGSSDSAGLAVAGATQESNKFTFAGADYKLTKDLTAQYYYANLEDYYQQHFVGVLHVLPLGEYGSLKTDLRYFKTTSDGKNSNAAGRASGYKLGGYTKGGTGEIDNDTWSAAFIYSLGGHAITAGYQSVSDDSNFAQLNQGGLVDKGEGGASLYLYTDRTIQTFIQAGERTAFAQYAYDFAAAGVPGLKASVMYLKGNNIQTTSGQDASEWERDISLDYVIQSGALKNVGFGWRNAMSRSDIARNQDQNRLIVSYSIPLM, encoded by the coding sequence ATGAAAGCCTCGCTTCAAGTATTAAGTATTTTGACCGGCGGTTTGGGCATGGCCCTGAGTCCCTTGGCGTCTGCTGATTTCATTAATGACAGCAAAGCCAACTTGAACTTGCGTAACTTCTATTTCAATAACGATAACCGCGACGGTGCCGCCGCGCCGTCGAAAACCGAAGAATGGGGCCAAGGCTTCATGCTCAACTATCAGTCGGGGTTCACCGACGGTACGGTGGGTTTCGGTCTGGATGCGATCGGTTTGCTTGGGATCAAGCTCGATAGCGGTGAAGGACGGCATGTCGGCAGTTCAATGATTCCCAGTGATGGCGATAAGGCCGCGGATCAATGGGGTCGTGCCGGCGCGACGGCAAAGATGCGGTTCTCCAAGACCGAGTTGCGCTACGGCACCTTGCAGCCGAAGTTGCCGATTCTGGTGGCGAACGATGGCCGACTGCTGCCGCAAACCTTTGAAGGCGGTCAGGTCACCAGCAACGAACTGGATAATCTGACCTTTACCGCCGGCCAAATTGAGCATGCCACTGGCCGCGGTTCCAGCGACAGTGCCGGCCTGGCGGTAGCGGGTGCCACCCAGGAAAGCAACAAGTTCACCTTCGCTGGCGCTGATTACAAACTGACTAAAGACCTGACTGCCCAGTATTACTACGCCAACCTCGAAGATTATTACCAACAGCACTTCGTCGGTGTATTGCATGTACTGCCGTTGGGTGAGTACGGCTCGCTGAAAACCGACTTGCGGTATTTCAAGACCACTTCCGATGGCAAGAATAGCAACGCTGCCGGGCGTGCCAGTGGTTACAAGTTAGGTGGTTATACCAAAGGCGGGACGGGTGAAATCGACAACGATACCTGGAGTGCGGCATTTATTTACTCGTTAGGCGGCCATGCCATTACAGCGGGTTATCAAAGCGTTTCCGATGACAGCAACTTTGCTCAACTCAATCAAGGCGGGCTGGTTGACAAAGGCGAGGGCGGCGCCAGCCTTTATCTGTACACCGACCGCACCATTCAAACCTTCATCCAGGCCGGCGAACGGACCGCTTTCGCGCAATATGCCTACGACTTCGCCGCCGCGGGAGTTCCGGGTCTGAAGGCGTCGGTCATGTACCTCAAGGGCAACAACATCCAGACGACAAGCGGCCAGGACGCGAGCGAATGGGAGCGAGATATCTCCCTGGATTATGTGATTCAAAGTGGCGCGTTGAAGAACGTCGGTTTCGGCTGGCGCAACGCAATGTCACGCAGCGATATCGCCCGCAATCAGGATCAGAATCGCCTGATCGTGAGCTATTCCATTCCTCTGATGTAA
- a CDS encoding ABC transporter permease, with amino-acid sequence MKRTTLFIAQLVFTLLVCAFMLVPVLMSLLAGLTRNYFVGVSSGLTFDWLIQVWQSYSPTVWLSLQLAVACAVCVCVIGVPAAYALVRMNNRFSRAFEELMVLPVAMPGLASALALLLTYGQFGEFRSSWLFILVGHVLFTLPFLVRPVMAVMQRQQLPTLEEAAASLGAGPIKRFFSVVVPNCRAGILAGVLMVVTLSLGEFNLTWMLHTPMTKTLPVGLADSYASARLEVASAYTLIFLLMIVPLLIALQAISARLSRGERR; translated from the coding sequence GTGAAACGAACAACGCTGTTTATCGCACAGCTGGTTTTTACCCTGCTGGTCTGTGCCTTCATGTTGGTGCCCGTGCTGATGTCGTTGCTGGCGGGGCTGACGCGCAATTACTTCGTCGGGGTGTCCAGTGGCCTGACGTTCGACTGGTTGATTCAGGTCTGGCAAAGCTACTCGCCGACGGTCTGGTTATCGCTGCAATTGGCGGTTGCCTGTGCCGTGTGTGTTTGCGTGATCGGCGTGCCGGCGGCTTATGCCCTGGTGCGGATGAACAACCGCTTCAGCCGCGCATTCGAAGAGCTGATGGTGTTGCCGGTGGCCATGCCGGGCTTGGCCAGTGCCTTGGCGTTGCTGTTGACCTACGGGCAATTTGGCGAGTTTCGCAGCAGTTGGCTGTTTATCCTGGTGGGGCATGTGTTGTTTACCTTGCCATTTCTGGTGCGCCCAGTGATGGCCGTGATGCAGCGCCAGCAATTGCCGACGCTGGAAGAGGCGGCGGCGAGCCTCGGTGCCGGGCCGATCAAGCGTTTCTTCAGCGTGGTGGTGCCCAATTGTCGGGCCGGGATACTGGCCGGAGTGCTGATGGTCGTCACCCTGTCGCTGGGTGAGTTCAACCTGACCTGGATGCTCCACACACCGATGACCAAGACCTTGCCGGTGGGCCTGGCCGACAGCTATGCCTCGGCGCGGCTGGAAGTGGCCAGCGCCTACACCCTCATATTTCTGTTGATGATCGTGCCGCTGCTGATTGCGTTGCAGGCCATCAGCGCCCGTCTTTCTCGTGGAGAGCGTCGATGA
- a CDS encoding efflux transporter outer membrane subunit, with the protein MSSKTLRAGLSLVLVAMTLAGCASYSGLTTEGVSLDAKNLKAGQSLSGVTLSPAAWPKSDWWTSLGDPQLDGLIREALHDSPDMQIADARAHQASAAAYAADAARMPTLDASAGVSRSRLSRDQDPSGQGGTYATVRNIGASFNYNFDLWGGQRDAWEAALGQARAAEVDQQAAQLTLSADVARAYSDLGQAHIVYDLANEDLKRTRQMLNLSQRRLSSGIDSQYQFQQTESLEATSEASLIEAEKRLQSAKIALAVLLGKGPDRGNEIARPKVLQASAVALPSVLPAELLGRRPDLVAARWRVEAASKNIAAGKTQFYPNLNLSAAAGAESLLGDAMFGSASRFFNIAPTISVPIFDGGRLRANLDSRDADYDLAVAQYNKSLVKALGDVSDTINQLRDIGRQIGAQQHATDIAQDSYNTVVQRYGSGIGNYLDVLSIEQQLLQAQRQLANLNAEQIDLSIQLMQALGGGFQGETLTAANATPATQHN; encoded by the coding sequence ATGAGCAGTAAAACCCTGCGTGCCGGTTTGAGCCTGGTGCTGGTGGCCATGACCCTGGCCGGATGCGCCAGCTATAGCGGCCTGACCACCGAAGGCGTCAGCCTCGATGCGAAAAACCTCAAGGCCGGACAATCCCTCAGCGGCGTGACCCTGTCGCCGGCGGCCTGGCCGAAAAGCGACTGGTGGACCAGCCTGGGCGATCCGCAACTCGATGGTCTGATCCGCGAAGCCCTGCACGACAGCCCAGACATGCAAATCGCCGACGCCCGTGCGCATCAGGCCAGCGCCGCTGCCTATGCCGCCGACGCTGCGCGCATGCCGACCCTCGACGCCAGCGCCGGTGTCAGCCGTTCGCGTCTGTCCCGCGATCAAGACCCGAGCGGGCAGGGCGGCACTTACGCCACCGTGCGCAATATCGGCGCCAGCTTCAATTACAACTTCGACCTCTGGGGCGGTCAGCGTGACGCCTGGGAAGCGGCGCTGGGCCAGGCCCGTGCGGCCGAAGTCGACCAGCAGGCCGCTCAGCTGACCTTGTCTGCCGATGTCGCCCGCGCCTATAGCGATCTGGGCCAGGCTCACATCGTCTATGACCTGGCAAATGAAGACCTCAAGCGTACTCGGCAAATGCTCAACCTGAGCCAGCGTCGCTTGAGTTCGGGGATCGATAGCCAGTACCAGTTCCAGCAAACCGAAAGCCTGGAAGCCACCTCCGAAGCCAGCCTGATCGAAGCCGAAAAACGCCTGCAAAGCGCGAAAATCGCCTTGGCCGTGCTGCTGGGCAAAGGCCCGGACCGCGGTAACGAAATCGCCCGGCCGAAAGTCCTTCAGGCCAGCGCCGTTGCTTTGCCGTCGGTGTTGCCGGCCGAATTGCTTGGTCGTCGTCCTGACCTGGTGGCCGCGCGCTGGCGGGTCGAGGCCGCGAGCAAGAACATCGCCGCGGGCAAAACCCAGTTCTATCCCAACTTGAACTTGAGCGCGGCGGCGGGTGCCGAATCTTTACTGGGCGATGCGATGTTTGGTTCGGCGAGCCGTTTCTTCAACATCGCGCCGACCATTTCCGTGCCGATTTTCGATGGTGGCCGCCTGCGTGCCAACCTCGACTCGCGCGACGCCGATTACGACCTCGCCGTGGCGCAGTACAACAAAAGCCTGGTGAAAGCGCTGGGCGATGTCAGCGACACCATCAACCAGTTGCGCGATATCGGCCGGCAGATCGGGGCTCAGCAACACGCCACCGACATTGCCCAGGATTCTTACAACACCGTGGTCCAGCGGTACGGTTCCGGCATCGGCAACTACCTGGACGTGCTCAGCATCGAGCAGCAATTGCTCCAGGCC
- a CDS encoding MarR family winged helix-turn-helix transcriptional regulator produces the protein MKHFTPDEFQNCHLGLLLGRAALLKDRIIDTHMEPHGITAAQFKVLIIMAQFGVDTPAELCRHLSLDSGSMTRMLDRLEQKGFLARQRSEADRRQVQLVLTEEGQKLADRLPHIGADAMNELAGAITPDELKTLEQILKKILVAAGDSITLLRVGDK, from the coding sequence ATGAAACATTTCACGCCAGACGAATTCCAGAATTGCCATCTCGGCCTCCTGCTCGGGCGCGCTGCGCTGCTCAAGGACCGGATCATCGACACGCACATGGAGCCCCACGGCATCACCGCCGCGCAGTTCAAAGTGCTGATCATCATGGCCCAGTTCGGTGTCGATACGCCGGCCGAGCTGTGCCGGCACCTGTCGCTGGACAGCGGTTCGATGACCCGCATGCTCGATCGTCTGGAACAGAAAGGTTTCCTCGCCCGCCAGCGTTCCGAGGCGGATCGCCGTCAGGTGCAACTGGTGCTGACCGAAGAAGGCCAGAAGCTCGCCGACCGGCTGCCGCACATCGGCGCCGACGCCATGAATGAACTGGCTGGCGCGATCACACCGGATGAGCTGAAAACCCTGGAACAGATCCTCAAGAAAATATTGGTGGCGGCGGGTGACTCGATCACCTTGCTGCGGGTAGGTGACAAATGA